A window from Ignavibacteriota bacterium encodes these proteins:
- a CDS encoding HAMP domain-containing histidine kinase: MFKLVPKWAYNYEEYWKSIRARNIWFIQLRFGAVVMLILMFLIAQKLFEIQFSEHQVKWFIFISVSIAIYNIILILFSNKVKCTPGKFNVLHYSLLQMVLDLIALTLLVYFTGSIETPLYMLYIFHMIIGSLILPVHVIFIMATLLLLSFSSIVTLEHLGSIPHYHINEIYFSENVHNVKFIIFSLGIFIFTIYTTIGITSRIAKRLYKREQQLKETLEELNNVEEAKQKYIMAVVHEIKSPIVAAQSIIELIKNGYVGEVNEQMKRKLVRTKTRTDEALNLINNILRISKLKLLNDITFSKVDLLKTLKIVLSQKTDLIKNKHIELKVNDLRNHKHEIDCDPIMLELVLSNIIGNAVKYTKENQAVFIDLNEDQKYVKIDISDNGIGIPKDEIDKIFQQFYRATNLPSKYIEGSGLGLSLVKEIVERLNGSISIISPSKIGNSEFPGTSVTIKFPINQ; the protein is encoded by the coding sequence ATGTTTAAACTTGTACCTAAATGGGCGTATAATTACGAAGAGTATTGGAAATCAATTAGAGCTAGAAATATTTGGTTTATTCAGCTAAGATTTGGTGCGGTTGTAATGCTTATTCTAATGTTTCTAATTGCTCAAAAATTATTTGAAATTCAATTCAGCGAACATCAAGTAAAGTGGTTTATCTTTATTTCGGTAAGTATTGCAATTTATAATATTATTCTAATTTTATTTAGTAATAAGGTAAAATGCACACCTGGGAAATTCAATGTTTTGCATTACTCACTTTTGCAAATGGTTTTAGATTTAATTGCTTTAACTTTACTTGTTTATTTTACGGGAAGCATTGAAACTCCGCTTTATATGCTTTATATATTTCACATGATAATTGGAAGTTTGATTCTTCCGGTGCATGTAATTTTTATAATGGCTACATTATTACTTCTATCATTTTCAAGCATAGTTACTCTTGAACATTTGGGAAGTATTCCACATTATCATATAAATGAAATATATTTTAGCGAAAATGTTCACAATGTAAAATTTATAATTTTTTCTCTCGGAATTTTTATTTTTACAATTTATACAACAATTGGAATTACAAGCAGAATTGCAAAAAGGCTTTATAAACGTGAACAACAGTTAAAAGAAACTTTGGAAGAATTAAATAATGTTGAAGAAGCTAAGCAAAAATATATAATGGCCGTTGTTCATGAAATTAAAAGTCCAATTGTAGCTGCACAATCAATTATAGAACTTATTAAAAATGGTTATGTTGGTGAAGTTAACGAACAGATGAAAAGAAAACTTGTTCGCACAAAAACAAGAACCGATGAAGCTTTGAATTTAATAAATAATATTTTGCGAATATCTAAATTAAAATTGCTAAATGATATTACATTTTCAAAAGTTGATTTATTAAAAACATTGAAAATTGTTTTATCTCAAAAAACTGATTTGATAAAAAATAAACACATTGAATTAAAAGTAAATGATCTTAGAAATCATAAACACGAAATTGATTGCGATCCAATTATGCTTGAACTAGTATTATCAAATATAATTGGAAATGCAGTTAAGTATACAAAAGAAAATCAAGCTGTTTTTATTGATTTGAATGAAGATCAAAAATATGTTAAAATCGATATTTCTGATAATGGAATTGGAATCCCTAAAGATGAAATAGATAAAATATTTCAACAATTTTATAGAGCAACAAATTTACCAAGTAAATATATTGAAGGAAGTGGTTTGGGTTTATCTCTAGTTAAAGAAATTGTAGAAAGATTGAATGGAAGCATAAGTATTATTAGCCCATCGAAAATCGGCAATAGTGAGTTTCCCGGCACAAGTGTTACAATTAAATTTCCAATTAATCAATAA
- a CDS encoding iron hydrogenase small subunit — MEEYKHDRAPISQKSHIIEKPKNPEYIGGSVKIQINEKQIVVPMGTTILEACKEHNIHIPTLCHHPDLCVAGVCRLCVVEVENMRTLQASCAFPITAPIKIHTSTPMVRKARKHILDLLLSEHYGECYSCFRNNNCELQALAKEYGVDHYNFGHKSEPKFEIDNSSYSVVRDMDKCVLCKRCVRTCIDLQEVGVLEAIDRGAETHIGTFFGKQLSDVICINCGQCINRCPTGALRANDPRDEIWAAIDDPNKHVVIQTAPSPRAAIGEEFGLEAGHSLTGELNTALRRIGFDKVFDTDFTADLTIMEEGTELILRLYNALVKNDPNAVLPQFTSCSPGWVKYLEHFYTDYIDNLSTAKSPQQMFGSVIKTFYANICGINPKDIITVALMPCSAKKFECNRPEMVDSGYKDVDYGLTTRELAQMIKEAGIFLPEMPKSDFDDPFGNASGAGLIFGATGGVMEAALRTVIELVTGKKVENIFENANITPIRGFEGIRFVEFPITEVGLVPEIYKKYFTSWDWLKGATLKVAVAHGTANAKKVMEDIKAGGKFSECHFIEFMGCPGGCLGGGGQPIPTSLEIRKKRAEAIYKEEEGLPIRKSHENPHINFIYENFLTEGPCGHLSHKLLHTTYVKRGKYIA; from the coding sequence ATGGAAGAATATAAACATGATCGAGCTCCGATAAGCCAAAAATCCCATATTATTGAAAAACCAAAAAACCCAGAATATATTGGGGGATCAGTTAAAATTCAAATAAATGAAAAGCAAATTGTTGTACCAATGGGAACTACAATTTTAGAAGCATGCAAAGAACATAATATTCATATACCCACACTCTGTCATCATCCGGATTTATGCGTTGCCGGCGTTTGCAGATTATGTGTTGTTGAAGTAGAAAACATGAGAACTTTACAAGCATCGTGCGCATTCCCAATAACTGCACCCATTAAAATTCATACTTCTACACCGATGGTAAGAAAAGCAAGAAAACATATTCTTGATTTATTATTAAGTGAACATTACGGCGAATGTTATTCTTGTTTTAGAAATAATAATTGCGAACTTCAAGCGCTGGCAAAAGAATATGGCGTTGATCATTACAATTTTGGACATAAATCAGAACCGAAATTTGAAATTGACAATTCCTCCTACTCTGTTGTGAGAGATATGGATAAATGTGTTCTATGCAAAAGATGTGTTAGAACTTGTATCGATTTACAAGAAGTTGGAGTTTTGGAAGCAATTGATAGAGGCGCGGAAACTCATATTGGAACATTTTTTGGAAAACAATTATCGGATGTAATTTGCATTAATTGCGGACAGTGTATAAATAGGTGCCCAACTGGTGCATTAAGAGCTAACGATCCCAGAGATGAAATTTGGGCTGCTATTGATGATCCTAATAAACATGTTGTTATTCAAACTGCGCCTTCACCAAGAGCTGCAATTGGTGAAGAATTTGGACTTGAAGCAGGGCACTCACTAACTGGTGAATTAAATACTGCATTAAGAAGAATAGGATTTGATAAAGTATTTGATACTGATTTTACAGCTGATCTAACAATTATGGAAGAAGGTACAGAATTGATACTACGATTATATAATGCATTGGTAAAAAACGATCCGAATGCTGTTTTACCTCAATTTACCTCATGTTCACCAGGATGGGTAAAATATTTAGAACATTTTTACACAGATTATATTGATAATTTAAGTACTGCAAAATCACCACAGCAAATGTTTGGTTCGGTGATAAAAACATTTTATGCTAATATCTGCGGAATAAATCCAAAAGATATTATTACTGTTGCTTTAATGCCATGTTCGGCAAAGAAGTTTGAATGTAATAGGCCCGAAATGGTTGATTCCGGTTATAAAGATGTTGATTATGGTTTAACCACGCGTGAATTAGCACAAATGATTAAAGAAGCCGGTATATTTTTGCCGGAAATGCCGAAATCAGATTTTGATGATCCCTTTGGTAATGCTTCCGGAGCCGGTTTAATTTTTGGCGCAACCGGTGGTGTAATGGAAGCTGCATTACGAACAGTAATTGAATTAGTAACCGGTAAGAAAGTTGAAAATATTTTTGAAAATGCCAACATAACTCCAATTAGAGGTTTTGAGGGAATTAGATTTGTTGAATTTCCAATAACAGAAGTTGGTCTGGTGCCAGAAATATATAAAAAATATTTTACAAGTTGGGATTGGTTAAAAGGTGCAACATTAAAAGTTGCGGTCGCTCATGGAACAGCAAATGCTAAAAAAGTTATGGAAGATATAAAAGCAGGAGGTAAATTTAGTGAATGTCACTTTATTGAATTTATGGGTTGCCCCGGCGGATGTTTGGGCGGAGGAGGACAGCCAATACCAACAAGTCTTGAAATAAGAAAGAAACGTGCTGAAGCTATTTATAAAGAAGAAGAAGGACTTCCAATAAGAAAGTCACATGAAAATCCTCATATAAATTTTATTTATGAAAACTTTTTAACGGAAGGACCTTGTGGACATTTATCACATAAGCTTTTGCATACAACTTATGTTAAACGTGGAAAATATATTGCATAA
- a CDS encoding iron hydrogenase — MNKNKNRQGKVIFSEYLRGDGIKKAISLKREEILLELKTSKLKGRGGAGFPTSTKWMLTAASISDEKYIICNADEGEPGTFKDRVLLVEYPELVMDGMVIAGYTIGAKKGIIYLRGEYEYLLKSLQDYLNEMRKDNLLGKDILGKVGFEFDIEIFLGSGAYVCGEETALIESLEGNRGEARNRPPYPVNTGYNGKPTSVNNVETLATIPHIVLKGAEWFLNVGTDNSSGSKLFSVSGDCAKPGVYELPWGTTINELLNLVEAKNTKAVQIGGASGFCIPKSQFDRKLSYEDISTGGSVIIFNESRNMLKVLKNFMEFFVEESCGQCTPCRIGNVKLLEGVEMIEKGEHTFTYLNKLKDLGKTMQVASKCGLGQSSPNSFISILENFKDEVLNYSNGGNNGRI; from the coding sequence ATGAATAAGAATAAAAATAGACAAGGCAAAGTCATTTTCTCTGAATATTTAAGAGGAGATGGAATTAAAAAAGCTATTTCATTAAAAAGAGAAGAAATTTTACTTGAATTAAAAACATCAAAATTAAAAGGTCGCGGTGGTGCTGGATTTCCAACTTCTACAAAGTGGATGCTTACAGCAGCTTCAATCAGTGATGAAAAATATATAATTTGTAATGCTGATGAAGGCGAACCGGGAACTTTTAAAGATCGAGTATTGCTTGTTGAATATCCGGAACTTGTAATGGATGGTATGGTAATAGCCGGATATACAATTGGAGCAAAAAAGGGAATTATTTATTTACGCGGAGAATATGAATATCTACTAAAATCTCTGCAAGATTACTTGAATGAAATGAGAAAAGATAATTTACTTGGGAAAGATATTTTAGGAAAAGTTGGATTTGAATTTGATATAGAAATTTTTCTTGGTTCAGGAGCTTATGTTTGCGGTGAAGAAACTGCACTAATTGAATCTTTAGAAGGCAACAGAGGTGAAGCAAGAAATAGACCTCCATACCCAGTAAATACGGGCTATAACGGAAAACCAACTTCTGTTAATAATGTTGAAACACTTGCAACAATTCCTCACATAGTTTTAAAAGGTGCAGAATGGTTTTTAAATGTTGGAACTGATAATTCTTCCGGATCAAAATTATTTTCTGTTTCCGGAGATTGTGCAAAACCAGGTGTATATGAATTACCTTGGGGTACAACAATTAATGAACTTCTAAATTTAGTAGAAGCTAAAAACACAAAAGCTGTGCAAATTGGAGGAGCTTCCGGATTTTGCATTCCAAAATCACAATTTGATAGAAAACTTTCTTATGAGGATATCTCAACCGGTGGTTCAGTTATAATTTTTAATGAATCAAGAAATATGTTAAAAGTTCTGAAAAACTTTATGGAATTTTTTGTTGAAGAGTCTTGCGGTCAATGCACGCCTTGCAGAATTGGAAATGTTAAATTGCTAGAAGGCGTTGAAATGATTGAAAAGGGTGAACATACATTTACATATCTGAATAAGTTAAAAGATTTAGGAAAAACAATGCAAGTCGCTTCAAAATGTGGATTGGGTCAATCAAGCCCAAATTCATTTATTTCAATTTTAGAAAATTTCAAAGATGAAGTTTTAAATTACTCCAACGGAGGAAATAATGGAAGAATATAA
- the nuoE gene encoding NADH-quinone oxidoreductase subunit NuoE, with translation MFVEEKTSLAEEIELLVKKHGNNRSALLTILHEIQKKHRYISDYAQQEIARHLNIHPVEVYSVISFYSFLNSKPKGRNIVRICQTISCDMKGKESLVKAIERELKIKIGDTTKDNKFTVEFANCLGLCDESPAMSINDRVYTKLTPEKAIKLLNEVK, from the coding sequence ATGTTTGTTGAAGAGAAAACTTCGCTTGCCGAAGAAATCGAATTATTAGTAAAAAAGCATGGTAACAATCGATCTGCTTTATTAACCATTCTACATGAGATTCAAAAAAAACACCGTTACATTTCTGATTATGCACAACAAGAAATTGCACGTCATCTTAATATTCATCCTGTTGAAGTGTACAGCGTAATTTCATTTTATTCATTTTTAAACTCAAAACCTAAAGGAAGAAATATTGTAAGAATTTGCCAAACAATTTCTTGTGATATGAAGGGAAAAGAATCTCTTGTTAAAGCAATTGAAAGAGAACTTAAAATTAAAATTGGAGATACAACCAAGGATAATAAATTCACTGTTGAATTTGCAAATTGCCTTGGGCTTTGCGATGAATCTCCTGCAATGTCAATTAATGATCGAGTATATACAAAATTAACACCGGAAAAAGCAATTAAACTTTTAAATGAAGTTAAGTGA
- a CDS encoding response regulator produces MALIAVIDDDPDILEASTLILEANGYEVVTASNPTTGFEIVTKEKPNLIILDVMMDEADDGFFLAQRFRKEGIKTPILMYTSISKAIGLHFGANDLVPVDDFVEKPISPEELIKKVQNLL; encoded by the coding sequence ATGGCACTAATCGCTGTGATTGATGATGATCCAGATATTTTGGAAGCAAGTACATTAATTTTAGAAGCGAATGGCTATGAAGTTGTAACCGCATCTAATCCTACAACTGGTTTTGAAATTGTGACAAAAGAGAAACCCAATTTAATTATTCTTGATGTTATGATGGATGAAGCTGACGATGGTTTTTTTCTTGCCCAGAGATTTAGAAAAGAAGGTATTAAAACCCCAATCTTAATGTATACTTCAATTTCAAAAGCTATTGGATTACATTTTGGAGCTAATGATTTAGTTCCAGTAGATGATTTTGTCGAAAAGCCAATTTCACCGGAAGAATTAATTAAGAAAGTTCAAAACTTACTTTAA
- a CDS encoding response regulator, producing MDIDYPKILFIDDEKGLRLGTEKLLKKKKFDVICAENAEKGISLGSQNDFDVVLIDLNLPDKNGLIVLKELVSKKPNSVYIIFTAYGTYESAIQAAKLGAFNYFTKPFTPKELLHQIEKGIRQRKLIIESLELKKERERNLTTIAHEKSRLNTIIEAISSGVLLINKERKLVYYNKACLQKLNFDELKIEDEIIEKLPANIAKLVNEILASENPKGKSYTTEVEIHPNNELIIEATCTRVPHPDGTFAGVVVVLKNITGLKQIETIKSQFVSMVAHELKTPLAAVLGYLDILTNDSLVVPLDKQKQYLQRSLLRLKGSLDLVNDLLDISRIDTNHIVKQTEFVSIPEVIKSCLDILELEIKKKSISINHNKIFEIPEIKIDRNDITKIFSNLLSNAVKYNIENGKININYLLNKNFISVSISDTGIGLKDDEKQNLFQQFYRAKNKHTKLVSGTGLGLSIVKRLVDANQGKINVESVYNEGSNFTVHFPFK from the coding sequence ATGGATATTGATTATCCAAAAATATTGTTTATTGATGATGAAAAAGGATTAAGATTAGGAACTGAAAAATTATTAAAGAAAAAAAAGTTTGATGTAATTTGCGCCGAAAATGCTGAAAAAGGAATTTCCTTAGGCTCTCAAAATGATTTTGATGTTGTATTAATTGATCTTAATCTACCTGATAAAAATGGACTTATAGTTCTTAAAGAATTAGTAAGTAAAAAGCCAAATTCAGTTTATATCATTTTTACAGCTTATGGAACTTATGAATCTGCAATTCAAGCAGCAAAATTAGGAGCATTTAATTATTTTACAAAACCATTCACGCCAAAAGAATTACTTCATCAAATCGAAAAGGGAATAAGACAAAGAAAACTAATTATTGAATCTCTTGAATTAAAAAAGGAAAGGGAAAGAAATCTTACCACAATTGCTCATGAGAAAAGTAGACTAAATACAATTATCGAGGCAATTAGCAGCGGTGTTTTGTTAATTAATAAAGAAAGAAAACTTGTCTATTATAATAAAGCATGTTTGCAAAAATTAAATTTTGATGAACTCAAAATTGAAGATGAAATTATTGAAAAACTTCCTGCAAATATTGCAAAACTTGTTAATGAAATTTTAGCTTCAGAAAATCCCAAAGGAAAATCTTACACAACAGAAGTTGAAATACATCCAAATAATGAATTAATAATTGAAGCAACTTGCACAAGAGTTCCACATCCGGATGGAACCTTTGCTGGAGTTGTAGTTGTGCTTAAGAATATTACGGGGTTAAAACAAATTGAAACAATAAAATCGCAGTTTGTTTCTATGGTTGCACATGAATTGAAAACCCCTCTTGCAGCAGTTTTAGGATATTTGGATATTCTAACCAATGATTCATTAGTTGTACCGCTTGACAAACAAAAACAATATTTACAAAGATCACTTTTAAGGTTAAAAGGTTCGTTGGATTTAGTAAATGATTTACTTGATATTTCAAGAATCGACACAAATCATATAGTTAAGCAAACTGAATTTGTATCAATACCGGAAGTTATAAAATCTTGTCTTGATATATTAGAACTCGAAATTAAGAAAAAATCAATTTCGATAAATCATAATAAAATATTTGAAATTCCAGAAATAAAAATTGACCGAAATGATATTACAAAAATATTTTCAAACTTACTTAGTAATGCAGTAAAATATAACATAGAGAATGGTAAAATAAATATTAACTATTTGCTGAATAAAAATTTTATTTCAGTTTCTATTTCTGATACTGGGATTGGTTTAAAAGATGATGAAAAACAAAATTTGTTTCAGCAATTTTATAGAGCGAAAAACAAACATACAAAGTTAGTTAGTGGAACAGGCTTAGGCTTATCAATTGTTAAAAGATTAGTAGATGCAAACCAAGGAAAGATAAATGTAGAAAGTGTATATAACGAAGGAAGTAACTTCACTGTACACTTTCCATTTAAATAA
- a CDS encoding response regulator has product MEITSRIKKILLVDDDLDLLEQNKLLLENKGLEVITAESGKEGLKKFLEIKPDAAIVDLIMEEHDSGFVLCHKLKKNEIGQKIPVIILTSATYDTGFKFSTATSEEKKWIKCDAILNKPIVIDELITQLNKYYE; this is encoded by the coding sequence ATGGAAATTACTAGTAGAATAAAAAAAATACTTCTTGTTGATGATGACTTGGATTTATTAGAACAAAATAAATTATTGCTTGAAAATAAAGGACTTGAAGTTATTACAGCTGAATCCGGAAAAGAAGGATTAAAAAAATTTTTAGAAATTAAACCGGATGCCGCAATTGTTGATTTAATTATGGAAGAACATGATAGCGGATTTGTTTTATGCCATAAACTAAAGAAAAATGAAATTGGTCAAAAAATTCCGGTTATTATTTTAACTTCCGCAACATATGATACCGGTTTCAAATTTAGTACGGCAACATCTGAAGAAAAAAAGTGGATTAAATGTGATGCAATTTTAAACAAACCAATTGTTATTGATGAATTAATTACACAGCTAAATAAATATTACGAATGA
- a CDS encoding iron hydrogenase small subunit — protein sequence MIELTINNLQVKADEGMTILDAAKSVGIKIPTLCHLSNMMPTGACRMCVVEVAGSRGLIPSCAYPVNNGMVVETNSPRVRRARKTIVELLIENHPQDCLVCVRNKNCELQNFSEQYSIREHRFSGESKCHAIDISSASMERDPAKCILCGRCVRTCNEVQKIGAIDFTNRGFKSNVTTPYNKGLNVSDCILCGQCILVCPTAALREKSSLKEVTSALNNKTKIPIVQVAPAVRASLGEEYNLPLGTNVTGQLVTALKRLGFKYVFDTNFAADLTIIEEAAELQNRIVNNKTMPMFTSCCPGWVKYIEQNRPQLLNHVSTCKSPHEMEGAVLKTYFAQKTGLKPEDLFIVSIMPCTVKKFESERPELSENKLMDVDEVLTTRELVRLFNIAGIEFEDLPESEFDNPLGESTGAAAIFGTSGGVMEAALRTAYFNLTGTELDNLELQDIRGMKGIKESTIKINDLEVNVAVVNGIGNIKPILDEIENGNSKYHFVEVMACPGGCINGGGQPIHQKTEKLIQRVKVLYQIDKNMQNRRSHENESVKKLYEEYFEKPNSHKAHEILHTTYVDRKTILKQ from the coding sequence ATGATAGAACTAACAATAAATAATTTACAAGTAAAAGCTGATGAAGGCATGACAATTTTAGATGCTGCAAAATCTGTTGGTATAAAGATTCCAACACTTTGTCATCTTAGCAATATGATGCCTACCGGAGCTTGCAGAATGTGCGTTGTTGAAGTTGCCGGATCAAGAGGATTAATACCAAGCTGCGCATATCCGGTTAATAACGGAATGGTAGTTGAAACAAATTCACCAAGAGTTAGAAGAGCAAGAAAAACTATAGTTGAGTTATTGATAGAAAATCATCCGCAAGATTGTTTAGTGTGTGTAAGAAATAAAAATTGTGAATTGCAAAATTTCTCGGAACAATACAGTATTAGAGAACATAGATTTTCTGGAGAAAGTAAATGCCATGCAATTGATATTTCAAGTGCATCAATGGAAAGAGATCCAGCAAAATGTATTTTATGTGGAAGATGTGTAAGAACTTGCAACGAAGTTCAAAAAATTGGAGCTATAGATTTTACTAACCGCGGTTTTAAAAGTAATGTAACAACTCCGTATAATAAAGGATTGAACGTAAGTGATTGTATTCTTTGTGGTCAATGTATTTTGGTTTGTCCAACAGCTGCATTAAGGGAAAAAAGTTCACTCAAAGAAGTTACAAGTGCATTAAACAACAAAACAAAAATTCCAATTGTACAAGTTGCCCCGGCAGTTAGAGCATCTCTTGGTGAAGAATATAATTTGCCTTTAGGTACAAATGTTACCGGTCAGCTTGTAACAGCATTAAAAAGACTCGGATTTAAATATGTTTTTGATACAAACTTTGCAGCGGATTTAACAATTATTGAAGAAGCTGCAGAACTTCAGAATAGAATTGTAAACAATAAAACAATGCCAATGTTTACAAGCTGCTGCCCGGGATGGGTAAAATATATAGAGCAGAACAGACCGCAATTATTAAATCATGTTTCAACTTGTAAATCTCCGCATGAAATGGAAGGTGCAGTTTTAAAAACTTATTTTGCTCAAAAAACTGGACTTAAACCAGAAGATTTATTTATTGTTTCAATTATGCCCTGTACAGTTAAAAAATTTGAATCAGAGAGACCAGAACTTTCTGAAAATAAATTGATGGATGTTGATGAAGTTCTTACAACTAGAGAACTAGTTCGTCTCTTTAATATTGCCGGAATTGAATTTGAAGATTTGCCGGAATCGGAATTTGATAATCCGCTTGGCGAATCAACCGGCGCAGCTGCAATTTTCGGAACATCTGGAGGAGTAATGGAAGCTGCACTTAGAACAGCATATTTTAATTTAACTGGAACCGAATTGGATAATTTAGAACTTCAAGATATCAGAGGAATGAAAGGAATAAAAGAAAGTACAATTAAAATAAATGATTTGGAAGTTAATGTTGCAGTCGTAAACGGAATTGGAAATATTAAACCAATTTTGGATGAAATTGAAAATGGTAATTCAAAATATCATTTTGTTGAAGTAATGGCTTGTCCAGGAGGTTGCATAAACGGCGGTGGTCAACCAATACATCAAAAAACGGAAAAGTTAATTCAAAGAGTAAAAGTACTTTACCAAATTGATAAAAATATGCAGAATAGAAGATCGCATGAAAATGAATCTGTTAAAAAACTATATGAAGAATATTTTGAAAAACCTAATAGCCATAAAGCGCATGAGATTTTACATACAACTTACGTTGATAGAAAAACTATACTTAAGCAATAA